A region of the Desulfurispora thermophila DSM 16022 genome:
TACTTGGGGGTTGACCCCTGGGAGAGTAGGTCGCTGCCGCAATAATTTTCAAAGGCTGTAGCTTAAGTGGCTGCAGCCTTTTGTGTTTACATTAGATAGTCCAGGTTATTAAAAACCCTGGACTATCTGGACTATCTTGCTAAAGGGGTAATGTTTCTGATCCTAAAGTATATTAATGAAAAGTATACAATGCAAAAGATCAAAGTATAAGGTTAACAGTAAACCAACTGCGGTTTAACAGTGTCGTTGATAATTTCCAGTATTCCGTAACTTGGTTTGCTTTTACGGGGCATACTGATGCTACCGGGATTAAAGAATAGAATGTTATCGTATTTTTCTATTGTCTCCAGATGGGTATGTCCGAAAACAACAATGTTGGCTTCTGCTTCCAGGGCACGATAGTACAGCCTTTCCAGATTGTTTTTTACATGGTAACGGTGGCCGTGCGTAAGTAAAATTTTCTGGCCGGCTGCCAAGATGATTTCTTCAGCTGGTTCGGCTTGAAAGAAGTCACAGTTTCCTACTACAGCGTGGACAGGGATTGCTTTGGATAGTGTGGTTTTAAGCAGAGCTGCCAGTTGCACAGCATCGCTATAGTGATCGCCGGCATGCAGGATCATGCTGGCGTCAGGGCTTTTTAGCAGGATTTTTTGCATACTATCAATTTGCCCGTGCGAGTCGCTAAAAACATAAATCCGCAAAGCTTATAATGCCTCCCCTTTTATATATGCTGCATGTTAATTTTAGCATTTTTTTAGCTGCTGGAGTAAGAATAAAAGTGACAGAATAACCGGTTGGTGCAGTAAGTAAACAGTAAGTGAATGCCTACCCAGAAAAGATATTGGATCGTTGTATCTGCCAGCCCCGCTAATGCGATGGGGTTGTGCGTATAGCAGCTTGCCCAGGGCGAGGCCCAAAAGAAAAATACCAAGCCATGGGAAAAGAGGGTAGTAATCCACGGCAAAAAAGTTTGCGTTGGTCAATCCCAGTGGTGCGAGTATATTGTTGGGCATGTTAATGCGGGAGAATATAATGCCCAGCATTATGC
Encoded here:
- a CDS encoding metallophosphoesterase, yielding MRIYVFSDSHGQIDSMQKILLKSPDASMILHAGDHYSDAVQLAALLKTTLSKAIPVHAVVGNCDFFQAEPAEEIILAAGQKILLTHGHRYHVKNNLERLYYRALEAEANIVVFGHTHLETIEKYDNILFFNPGSISMPRKSKPSYGILEIINDTVKPQLVYC